The following coding sequences are from one Triticum aestivum cultivar Chinese Spring chromosome 5A, IWGSC CS RefSeq v2.1, whole genome shotgun sequence window:
- the LOC123105463 gene encoding uncharacterized protein isoform X2, with protein sequence MFACVLCNGGTGEYDLAEWAFEIIRAAVKKLQKDLEAGVRTLIVGGSHLALIPWFFDWIDFGANNVEPHTVPRISVYTGQICRRLIYLIREYPNIFTIRECPVREQQLHMLSVELTNLQMLLENLQTKPYDAFNPLDDVWHGVVGEYGGFLQQPE encoded by the exons ATGTTTGCCTGTGTCCTTTGTAACGGTGGAACTGGTGAGTATGATCTCGCCGAGTGGGCATTTGAAATCATCAGAGCAGCTGTAAAGAAATTGCAAAAAGATTTGGAGGCTGGGGTGAGAACACTAATAGTAGGCGGCAGCCATTTGGCACTCATT CCGTGGTTCTTCGATTGGATTGATTTTGGAGCAAATAATGTCGAGCCGCACACTGTCCCCCGCATCAGTGTTTACACGGGGCAGATATGCAGGAGGCTAATCTACCTTATAAGGGAGTATCCAAATATATTCACTATAAGAGAGTGCCCTGTTCGTGAGCAACAGTTACATATGTTATCAGTAGAACTAACTAACTTACAAATGTTGCTTGAAAATTTGCAGACAAAGCCTTATGATGCGTTCAACCCGCTCGATGATGTTTGGCACGGTGTAGTCGGAGAGTATGGTGGATTCCTACAACAACCAG AATAA
- the LOC123105462 gene encoding SEC12-like protein 1 — MASDGDEAPAGVAGKVTCAAWIRRPGGGPAVSSSRSLLVVYGRGATASSPPLLDLLAFDTRPCELASEPLLRVVMGEKGADADTPRAIAVHPAGDEFVCATAKGCRLFKLVYDDFCINLISSDSPPLQSVGPQRCLAFSTDGTKFAIGGENGHLRIFHWPNLSVLLDEPKAHKSFRDMDISLDSAFLVSTSTDGSARIWKIDEGAPLVNLTRSLDERIECCRFSRDGKKPFLFCTLVKGNDIVTMVLNISNWKRIGYKRLLRKPISTLSVSLDGKYLALGSRDGDCCVADVQKMQVSHLMKKVHLGSPISSIEFCPTERIVISTSHQWGAEITKLNVPADWRVWQIWLVFLSLFVTSAILFYTFFKHTNLV, encoded by the exons ATGGcgagcgacggcgacgaggctcccgCGGGGGTGGCCGGGAAGGTGACCTGCGCGGCGTGGATACGGCGCCCGGGCGGCGGGCCGGCCGTGTCCAGCAGCCGCAGCCTCCTCGTGGTGTACGGCCGCGGCGCCACCGCCTCGTCCCCGCCGCTCCTCGACCTCCTCGCCTTCGACACCAGGCCGTGCGAGCTCGCCTCCGAACCCCTG CTGAGGGTCGTGATGGGCGAAAAGGGAGCCGACGCGGACACGCCGCGCGCCATCGCCGTGCACCCCGCCGGCGACGAGTTCGTCTGCGCCACCGCCAAAGGCTGCAG GCTGTTCAAGCTGGTCTATGATGACTTTTGTATCAACCTTATTTCAAGTGATTCGCCGCCCCTCCAATCAGTTGGGCCTCAGCGATGTTTGGCATTCAGTACTGATGGTACTAAGTTTGCTATTGGCGGCGAG AATGGACATCTCAGAATATTTCACTGGCCAAATCTCAGCGTGCTTCTGGATGAACCTAAAGCTCATAAATCCTTCCGGGACATGGACATCAG CTTGGATTCAGCGTTTTTAGTATCAACTTCAACTGATGGTTCTGCAAGAATATGGAAGATTGATGAGGGAGCTCCACTCGTAAATTTGACTAGATCTTTG GATGAGAGGATTGAGTGTTGCCGCTTTTCTAGGGATGGAAAGAAACCTTTTCTGTTTTGCACACTTGTAAAAG GAAATGATATCGTGACTATGGTTTTGAACATAAGTAACTGGAAGAGAATTGGATACAAAAGACTCCTGCGAAAGCCCATTTCCACACTTTCAGTTAGCTTGGATGGGAAGTATCTCGCACT AGGAAGCCGTGATGGAGACTGTTGTGTTGCCGATGTACAGAAGATGCAAGTTTCTCACTTGATGAAGAAGGTCCATCTTGGCTCCCCAATTTCCTCCATTGAATTTTGCCCTACTGAAAG GATTGTGATATCCACCTCGCACCAATGGGGAGCAGAGATTACGAAGCTCAACGTCCCTGCTGACTGGAGAG TTTGGCAAATTTGGCTGGTATTCTTGAGCCTCTTCGTGACATCGGCAATACTGTTCTACACGTTCTTCAAGCACACAAACCTGGTGTAA
- the LOC123105463 gene encoding uncharacterized protein isoform X1 — protein sequence MTMEPPDPPRKRTLPCEEGDGSGKNKKARSSTRGGESDEGDGSQGHRTAPGAAAPLPWFFDWIDFGANNVEPHTVPRISVYTGQICRRLIYLIREYPNIFTIRECPVREQQLHMLSVELTNLQMLLENLQTKPYDAFNPLDDVWHGVVGEYGGFLQQPE from the exons ATGACCATGGAACCACCGGATCCACCGCGGAAAAGGACACTGCcatgtgaggaaggtgatggcaGCGGAAAGAACAAAAAAGCTAGATCCAGCACACGAGGCGGCGAATCCGATGAAGGCGACGGCTCGCAAGGCCATCGCACTGCTCCCGGCGCAGCTGCTCCATTG CCGTGGTTCTTCGATTGGATTGATTTTGGAGCAAATAATGTCGAGCCGCACACTGTCCCCCGCATCAGTGTTTACACGGGGCAGATATGCAGGAGGCTAATCTACCTTATAAGGGAGTATCCAAATATATTCACTATAAGAGAGTGCCCTGTTCGTGAGCAACAGTTACATATGTTATCAGTAGAACTAACTAACTTACAAATGTTGCTTGAAAATTTGCAGACAAAGCCTTATGATGCGTTCAACCCGCTCGATGATGTTTGGCACGGTGTAGTCGGAGAGTATGGTGGATTCCTACAACAACCAG AATAA